One region of Termitidicoccus mucosus genomic DNA includes:
- the glmS gene encoding glutamine--fructose-6-phosphate transaminase (isomerizing), protein MCGIVGYVGKQKAASILIEGLKRLEYRGYDSAGLAVLQGSRIDVAKKAGRVDVLAKAAGRHRFTGTTGIGHTRWATHGGVTDANAHPHLSSDGKFALIHNGVIENYAGMKRFLVGKGYAFASETDTEALVNLIAYHYEKEPETDGKSRFLESVRRALMHVEGTYGIAVLCTDCPGEIVAARKASPLVLGVGDQEYILASDVSALVSRTQNVVYLKDGELLHLTPANFSIITQDEEDVSPVVDRITWDIADAELGDYRHFMEKEIFEQPAALENAMRGRFAEDGSTALFGGLNLTPAELRQVDRLVFLGCGTAWHACLVAEHLIERFARVPVEVDYASEFRYRNTPLDRDTLFFVMSQSGETIDTLGALREAKRKGFKVLAINNTVGSSIARESDGGIYQHVGPEIGVASTKAFTSQLLLGAIIALYIARMRDMSFNDGVEYVKAVKSAPALVRRVLEQAPRIREIAKRYAHYKDMLFLGRLSLFPIALEGALKLKEISYIHAEGYPAAEMKHGPIALVSPECPAVFFAPRGEIFNKLVSSIQEIKARHGKTIVITTEGCELPPGVADEIIYLPDCHEAVLPVVATIPVQLLSYYIAVERGCDVDKPRNLAKSVTVE, encoded by the coding sequence ATGTGCGGCATCGTCGGTTACGTCGGGAAACAGAAGGCGGCTTCCATCCTCATCGAAGGCCTCAAGCGACTTGAATACCGCGGTTACGATTCCGCCGGACTCGCCGTCCTTCAAGGCTCCCGCATCGATGTCGCCAAGAAAGCCGGCCGCGTGGACGTGCTGGCCAAGGCGGCTGGCCGGCACCGCTTCACCGGCACCACCGGCATCGGCCACACACGTTGGGCCACACACGGCGGCGTGACCGACGCCAACGCCCACCCGCACCTCAGCAGCGACGGCAAATTCGCCCTCATCCACAACGGCGTGATCGAAAACTACGCCGGCATGAAACGGTTCCTCGTCGGCAAGGGCTACGCCTTCGCGTCGGAAACCGACACCGAGGCGCTCGTCAACCTCATCGCCTACCACTACGAAAAGGAACCCGAGACCGACGGGAAAAGCCGCTTCCTCGAAAGCGTGCGCCGCGCGCTCATGCACGTCGAGGGCACCTATGGCATCGCCGTGCTCTGCACCGACTGCCCCGGCGAAATCGTCGCCGCCCGCAAGGCCTCGCCGCTCGTCCTCGGCGTCGGCGACCAAGAATACATCCTCGCCAGCGATGTCTCCGCGCTCGTCAGCCGCACGCAAAACGTCGTTTACCTGAAGGACGGCGAACTGCTTCACCTCACCCCGGCCAACTTTTCCATCATCACGCAGGACGAGGAGGACGTCTCGCCGGTCGTGGACCGCATCACCTGGGATATCGCCGACGCCGAACTCGGCGACTACCGGCACTTCATGGAAAAGGAGATTTTCGAGCAGCCCGCCGCGCTCGAAAACGCCATGCGCGGCCGCTTCGCCGAGGACGGCAGCACCGCGCTCTTCGGCGGCCTCAACCTCACCCCCGCCGAACTCCGCCAGGTCGATCGCCTCGTGTTCCTCGGCTGCGGCACCGCGTGGCACGCCTGCCTCGTCGCCGAACACCTCATCGAACGCTTCGCCCGCGTCCCCGTCGAGGTGGACTACGCCTCCGAGTTCCGCTACCGCAACACCCCGCTCGACCGCGACACGCTCTTCTTTGTGATGAGCCAGTCCGGCGAAACCATCGACACCCTCGGCGCCCTCCGCGAGGCCAAGCGCAAGGGCTTCAAGGTGCTCGCGATCAACAACACCGTCGGCTCCAGCATCGCCCGCGAATCCGACGGCGGCATCTACCAGCACGTCGGCCCCGAGATCGGCGTCGCCTCGACCAAGGCCTTCACCTCGCAACTCCTGCTCGGCGCCATCATCGCGCTCTACATCGCGCGCATGCGCGACATGAGTTTCAACGACGGCGTCGAATACGTGAAAGCCGTCAAGTCCGCCCCCGCCCTCGTCCGCCGCGTCCTCGAGCAAGCCCCGCGCATCCGCGAAATTGCGAAACGCTACGCGCACTACAAGGACATGCTCTTCCTCGGCCGCCTCTCGCTCTTTCCCATCGCCCTCGAAGGCGCGCTGAAGCTGAAGGAAATTTCCTACATTCACGCCGAAGGCTACCCCGCCGCCGAGATGAAGCACGGCCCCATCGCGCTCGTGAGCCCGGAATGCCCGGCCGTCTTCTTCGCCCCCCGGGGGGAAATCTTCAACAAACTCGTCTCCTCGATCCAGGAGATCAAGGCGCGCCACGGGAAAACCATCGTCATCACGACCGAAGGCTGCGAACTTCCCCCCGGCGTGGCGGACGAGATCATTTATCTGCCCGACTGCCACGAGGCCGTCCTCCCCGTGGTCGCGACCATCCCCGTGCAACTCCTCAGCTATTACATCGCCGTCGAACGCGGCTGCGACGTGGACAAGCCCAGAAACCTCGCGAAGTCGGTGACGGTGGAGTGA
- a CDS encoding ABC transporter permease: protein MRAALNKYRHVFLVGLQGNIVYRWHFTLRATFSFFHLIVVFLLWGAAYAGKTEIGGFALDQTLTYFVTMMVLQFFISAFNEDYQISEEIRNGLINQFLLKPVNYFIYRLSIFGAARLVSGLLAFVPLLVALPLIHDQLAYPGEAWRLWLGLPAAAMSALIQFSIAFCFGMLTFWFLEIQSFIILSYAIETLLAGQVFPLDLLPPGIYRLSQFLPYYYQMYFPVAIFTGRINDPAAALGGLGLQFFWLVALLALARLLWLRGLRRHTAVGG, encoded by the coding sequence ATGCGCGCCGCCCTGAACAAATACCGCCACGTCTTCCTCGTCGGCTTGCAGGGCAACATCGTTTATCGCTGGCACTTCACGCTGCGCGCCACGTTTTCGTTTTTCCATCTCATCGTCGTTTTCCTGCTCTGGGGCGCGGCCTACGCGGGCAAGACCGAGATCGGCGGCTTCGCGCTCGACCAGACGCTCACCTATTTCGTCACCATGATGGTGCTGCAATTTTTCATCAGCGCCTTCAACGAGGACTACCAGATCAGCGAGGAAATCCGCAACGGCCTCATCAACCAGTTCCTGCTCAAGCCGGTCAACTACTTCATCTACCGCCTCAGCATTTTCGGCGCGGCCCGGCTCGTGTCCGGCCTGCTCGCGTTCGTGCCGCTGCTCGTCGCGCTCCCGCTCATCCACGATCAACTCGCCTACCCCGGCGAGGCGTGGCGTCTCTGGCTCGGCCTGCCCGCCGCCGCCATGTCCGCGCTCATCCAGTTCTCCATCGCTTTCTGCTTCGGCATGCTCACGTTCTGGTTTCTCGAAATCCAGTCCTTCATCATCCTCTCCTACGCGATCGAGACGCTTCTGGCCGGGCAGGTTTTCCCGCTCGACCTGCTCCCTCCCGGCATCTACCGCCTCTCGCAGTTCCTGCCCTATTATTATCAGATGTATTTCCCGGTCGCGATTTTCACCGGCCGCATCAACGACCCCGCCGCCGCGCTGGGCGGCCTCGGCCTCCAGTTCTTCTGGCTTGTCGCGCTCCTCGCGCTCGCGCGCCTGCTCTGGCTCCGCGGCCTCCGCCGCCACACCGCCGTCGGAGGATAA
- a CDS encoding ammonium transporter — protein MEAFSASHDYNLFTINNVWMMACAAGVFFMNLGFGCVESGLTRSKNTANILFKNTIVPCIGIVTYALWGFGLMYPGGDGGGWFGFAGFGLGFENDIAGLTSVYNAGYTYWTDFLYQAMFAATAATIVSGAVAERIKLGSFMVFTALLVGVSYPITGMWKWGNGWLNNLSTPFYDFAGSTVVHSVGGWAALAGIIILGPRLGKYVDGRIRPILGHSMPLVMIGVFVLWLGWFGFNGGSVLSADPGMVSLVLVTTAIAAAAGGLGATFTSWIWQKKPDVTMALNGILAGLVAITAGADQMGPISSMVIGAVGGIIVVFSVTFFDKLKLDDPVGATSVHLVNGIWGTLAVGIFGKLAGFAQLFSQIVGIVAIGAFTFVFSLVAFKLIQLVMGLRVSAEEEQVGLDIGEHGNEAYPDFQSSLKS, from the coding sequence ATGGAGGCGTTCAGTGCGTCTCATGATTATAACCTATTTACAATTAACAATGTCTGGATGATGGCTTGTGCCGCCGGTGTGTTTTTCATGAATCTCGGCTTCGGTTGTGTCGAATCCGGGCTCACCCGCTCCAAGAACACCGCCAACATCCTGTTCAAAAACACGATCGTGCCGTGCATCGGCATCGTGACGTATGCTCTTTGGGGATTCGGCCTGATGTATCCGGGTGGTGATGGCGGAGGCTGGTTTGGTTTTGCCGGATTCGGGCTCGGTTTTGAAAATGACATCGCCGGCCTCACATCGGTCTATAACGCGGGCTACACCTACTGGACGGACTTCCTTTATCAGGCGATGTTCGCCGCCACCGCCGCCACCATCGTCTCGGGCGCGGTCGCCGAGCGCATCAAGCTGGGCTCCTTCATGGTGTTCACGGCCTTGCTGGTCGGAGTCTCCTATCCCATCACCGGCATGTGGAAATGGGGCAACGGCTGGCTGAACAACCTCTCCACGCCCTTCTATGATTTCGCGGGCTCGACCGTCGTCCATTCCGTGGGCGGTTGGGCGGCGCTGGCGGGCATCATCATCCTTGGGCCGCGCCTCGGAAAGTATGTTGACGGGCGCATCCGGCCCATCCTCGGCCACTCGATGCCGCTGGTGATGATCGGCGTGTTTGTGCTCTGGCTCGGCTGGTTCGGATTCAACGGCGGCTCGGTGCTCTCCGCCGATCCCGGCATGGTCTCGCTCGTGCTCGTGACCACCGCCATTGCCGCCGCCGCGGGCGGGCTCGGCGCGACCTTCACCTCCTGGATCTGGCAAAAGAAGCCCGACGTCACGATGGCGCTCAACGGCATCCTCGCCGGCCTCGTGGCCATCACTGCCGGGGCCGACCAAATGGGGCCGATTTCGTCGATGGTCATCGGTGCCGTCGGCGGCATCATCGTGGTGTTTTCGGTCACCTTCTTCGACAAGCTCAAGCTCGACGACCCGGTGGGCGCGACGTCGGTGCACTTGGTCAACGGCATCTGGGGCACGCTCGCGGTGGGCATCTTCGGCAAGCTCGCCGGCTTCGCGCAGCTTTTCTCGCAGATCGTCGGCATCGTCGCCATCGGGGCGTTCACCTTCGTGTTCAGCCTCGTCGCGTTCAAACTCATCCAGCTCGTCATGGGCCTCCGCGTTTCCGCCGAGGAGGAACAGGTGGGCCTCGACATCGGCGAGCACGGCAACGAAGCCTACCCGGACTTCCAATCCTCGCTCAAATCCTGA
- a CDS encoding glucose-1-phosphate adenylyltransferase: MPAYNVISVIMGGGRGTRLYPLTMERCKPAVPLAGKYRLVDIPISNCLNSGLNRIFLLTQFHTASLHRHIQNTYRFDPFGGGFVDILSAEQTEKSADWYQGTADAVRRNLQHFRNFPHDIVLILSGDQLYRMDYAKIVEQHVATGADVTIAAIPFPTSKVEGLGLMRVNDDLSIAEFVEKPKDPAVINSLTLSPTLEASLRHVNKGEKHCLASMGIYVFNRKTLNDSLANTMTDFGKEVIPSLLAGKKLYSYIFEGYWEDIGTVKAFFDANLALAQPLPPFNFFDEEDPIYTTENYLPASKVNKCSLDYAVIGDGSIIEDSFIRHSVIGIRSFVRNGCHLEDVVMMGADFYETPDEMAANEKTGRPNIGLGYNCRISGAIIDKNARIGNNVKISLGNKADGTYAHGVMIRDGVVVVPKGCTVPGDTVI, translated from the coding sequence ATGCCAGCATATAATGTTATCTCAGTCATCATGGGCGGCGGACGCGGCACGCGTCTGTATCCTCTTACCATGGAACGCTGCAAGCCGGCCGTGCCGCTCGCGGGGAAATACCGGTTGGTGGACATTCCAATCAGCAACTGCCTCAACTCCGGCCTGAACCGGATTTTTCTCCTCACGCAATTCCATACCGCGTCGCTGCACCGGCACATCCAGAACACCTACCGGTTCGACCCGTTTGGCGGCGGCTTCGTGGACATCCTCTCCGCCGAGCAGACGGAAAAGAGCGCCGACTGGTATCAGGGCACGGCGGACGCGGTGCGGCGGAATCTCCAGCATTTCCGCAATTTTCCCCATGACATCGTGCTCATCCTTTCGGGCGACCAGCTCTACCGCATGGATTACGCAAAAATCGTCGAGCAGCATGTCGCCACCGGAGCGGATGTAACCATCGCGGCGATACCGTTCCCGACCTCGAAGGTCGAGGGGCTCGGCCTCATGCGGGTGAACGACGATTTGTCCATCGCGGAGTTTGTCGAGAAGCCGAAGGATCCCGCGGTCATCAACAGCCTTACGCTCAGCCCGACGCTGGAGGCGAGTCTCCGGCACGTGAACAAGGGCGAGAAACACTGCCTCGCGTCGATGGGCATCTATGTTTTCAACCGCAAGACCCTCAACGATTCGCTCGCCAACACGATGACCGATTTCGGCAAGGAGGTCATACCGAGCCTCCTCGCCGGCAAGAAACTCTATTCCTACATCTTCGAGGGCTACTGGGAGGACATCGGGACGGTGAAGGCGTTTTTCGACGCCAACCTCGCGCTCGCGCAGCCGCTGCCGCCCTTCAATTTCTTCGACGAGGAGGACCCGATCTACACGACGGAAAACTACCTGCCCGCCTCGAAGGTCAACAAGTGCTCCCTCGACTACGCCGTGATCGGCGACGGCTCGATCATCGAGGACTCGTTCATCAGGCACAGCGTCATCGGCATCCGCTCCTTCGTGCGCAACGGCTGCCACCTTGAGGACGTGGTGATGATGGGCGCGGATTTTTATGAGACGCCGGACGAGATGGCGGCCAACGAAAAAACCGGACGGCCCAACATCGGCCTCGGCTACAACTGCCGCATCTCGGGCGCGATCATCGACAAAAACGCGCGCATCGGGAACAACGTGAAAATCTCGCTCGGCAACAAGGCCGACGGCACCTACGCGCACGGCGTGATGATCCGCGACGGCGTGGTCGTGGTGCCGAAGGGTTGCACGGTGCCGGGTGACACGGTGATTTGA
- a CDS encoding deoxycytidylate deaminase: MSADIKSLIDNVADLVAAADERPSWDDYFMATALLLSTRSPCERLHVGCVIVSGGARKNRIVAAGYNGYLPGSPHISRVRDGHEQATVHAEQNSIADAARRGSSVEGCIAYVTHYPCINCAKILAAAGLAEIRYRNDYNNDPLVRPLLDEAGVKILQL; encoded by the coding sequence ATGAGCGCCGACATAAAATCCCTCATCGACAACGTGGCCGACCTCGTCGCCGCCGCGGACGAACGCCCCTCGTGGGACGACTACTTCATGGCCACGGCGCTGCTCCTCTCCACCCGCTCGCCCTGCGAACGCCTGCACGTCGGCTGCGTGATCGTGAGCGGCGGCGCGCGCAAAAACCGCATCGTCGCCGCCGGCTACAACGGCTACCTGCCCGGCTCCCCGCACATCTCGCGCGTGCGCGACGGCCACGAGCAGGCGACCGTGCATGCCGAGCAAAACAGCATCGCCGACGCCGCCCGCCGCGGCAGCTCCGTCGAAGGCTGCATCGCCTACGTGACCCATTACCCGTGCATCAACTGCGCCAAAATCCTCGCCGCCGCCGGCCTCGCGGAAATCCGTTATCGCAACGATTACAACAACGACCCGCTCGTCCGCCCGCTCCTTGACGAGGCCGGCGTGAAAATCCTCCAGCTCTAG
- a CDS encoding ammonium transporter: MSVTRVLRIASVLGLLVLFNPLHAQEAAAPAPSINSGDTAWMLTSTALVLFMTLPGLALFYGGLVRKKNVLSVLAQCLGIAGLATLLWWAVGFSLSFSGDGKFIGDFGATFFKGLYGPNGDDISFSSHLAGVPESVFAMFQLTFAIITPALIVGAIAERMKYTAVLAFITGWLFLVYFPFAHMVWGGGWIGAGIGAIDFAGGLVVHMSSGYSALVLAIILGPRLGYGKEKMAPHSMVLCMIGTAILWVGWYGFNAGSAGAANGLAGSAFLTTTLAAAIGGFVWAFLEFLIKKQPSVLGFCSGIVAGLVVITPAAGFVSPSGAVICGIAAGVIPFFAVVYLKKWLGYDDALDTFGVHAIGGTVGTLLTGLLAVKGINGQEGGMELFFKQLASVGIVLVWSVVATIIIAYVVKVLIGLRPTAEVERQGLDINEHGEEGYAD, translated from the coding sequence ATGTCAGTGACCAGAGTTCTCCGGATCGCCTCCGTCCTGGGACTGTTGGTCTTATTCAATCCGCTCCACGCTCAGGAAGCCGCGGCGCCCGCGCCGTCCATCAATTCCGGCGACACCGCCTGGATGCTCACCAGCACCGCGCTCGTGCTCTTCATGACGCTGCCCGGTCTGGCGTTGTTCTACGGCGGTCTCGTCCGCAAGAAAAACGTGCTCTCCGTCCTCGCGCAATGTCTCGGCATCGCCGGTCTGGCGACATTGCTTTGGTGGGCGGTCGGCTTCAGCCTGTCGTTCAGCGGCGATGGCAAGTTCATCGGCGACTTCGGCGCGACCTTCTTCAAGGGTCTCTACGGCCCGAATGGCGACGACATTTCCTTCTCGAGCCACCTCGCCGGCGTGCCCGAGTCGGTTTTCGCCATGTTCCAGTTGACGTTCGCGATCATCACGCCCGCCCTCATCGTCGGCGCCATCGCCGAGCGCATGAAATACACCGCGGTCCTCGCCTTCATCACTGGCTGGCTGTTCTTGGTTTATTTCCCCTTCGCGCACATGGTCTGGGGCGGCGGCTGGATCGGCGCCGGTATCGGGGCGATTGACTTCGCCGGCGGCCTGGTGGTCCACATGTCCTCCGGTTATTCCGCGCTCGTGCTGGCGATCATCCTCGGCCCGCGCCTCGGTTACGGAAAAGAGAAAATGGCGCCGCACAGCATGGTGCTTTGCATGATCGGCACGGCGATCCTGTGGGTGGGCTGGTATGGCTTCAACGCGGGCAGCGCCGGCGCCGCCAACGGCCTCGCGGGCAGCGCGTTCCTGACCACAACGCTCGCCGCCGCCATCGGTGGCTTCGTCTGGGCGTTCCTTGAATTTCTCATCAAGAAGCAACCCTCCGTGCTGGGCTTCTGCTCCGGCATCGTCGCCGGCTTGGTGGTCATCACGCCTGCCGCCGGTTTCGTCAGCCCGAGCGGCGCGGTCATCTGCGGCATCGCCGCCGGTGTGATTCCGTTCTTCGCCGTCGTTTATCTCAAAAAGTGGCTCGGTTACGACGATGCCCTTGACACCTTCGGCGTCCACGCCATCGGCGGCACGGTGGGCACCCTTTTGACCGGCCTGCTCGCCGTCAAGGGAATCAACGGACAGGAGGGCGGCATGGAGCTGTTCTTCAAGCAACTCGCCAGCGTCGGCATCGTGCTGGTCTGGAGCGTGGTCGCCACGATCATCATCGCCTACGTGGTCAAGGTGCTGATCGGTCTCCGCCCGACCGCCGAGGTCGAGCGCCAAGGACTCGACATCAACGAGCACGGCGAGGAGGGTTATGCGGATTGA
- a CDS encoding YqgE/AlgH family protein produces the protein MRDFSSSEHSALAGSLLLAHPAMSDGNFRRSVVLLSAHDENGAMGVVLNRPLGKNLGQLDPAFALTKLADVPLYQGGPVETARLMLCGWRFHPDGSGFQLMFGIDPDKALHLLDTDSVHLRGFMGYSGWSAGQLEEELKRQTWVISALRPDTFGTPDQRLWSNLLGSLAPEWKLLANEPDDPTLN, from the coding sequence ATGCGCGATTTCTCATCATCCGAACACTCCGCCCTCGCCGGCTCGCTTCTGCTGGCGCATCCCGCGATGTCGGATGGCAATTTTCGCCGCTCGGTCGTGCTCCTCTCCGCGCATGACGAGAACGGCGCGATGGGCGTCGTGCTCAACCGCCCGCTCGGCAAAAATCTCGGCCAGCTCGACCCCGCCTTCGCGCTCACGAAACTCGCGGACGTGCCCCTTTACCAAGGCGGCCCGGTCGAGACCGCTCGCCTGATGCTCTGCGGCTGGCGTTTTCATCCCGACGGCTCCGGCTTCCAGCTCATGTTCGGCATCGACCCGGACAAGGCGCTGCACCTGCTGGACACCGATTCCGTCCACCTGCGGGGATTCATGGGCTATTCGGGCTGGTCCGCGGGCCAGTTGGAAGAGGAACTGAAGCGCCAGACCTGGGTGATCAGCGCCCTGCGCCCGGACACCTTCGGCACGCCGGACCAGCGGCTCTGGAGCAACCTCCTCGGCTCGCTCGCCCCCGAGTGGAAGCTCCTCGCCAACGAACCCGACGATCCAACGTTGAATTGA
- a CDS encoding ParA family protein, with translation MGSLVFTIANQKGGVGKTTTAVNLAAALADKKIPVLLVDLDPQANATSALGIEKEEGRSLYGPLHGEGAALDMIVATDVKNLSLIPSEEDLAAAEIELAQTENYLARLRAVLEPVKASGRFRVIIIDCPPSMGMLSMNSLAAADHLLIALQCEYMALEGLGQILRNVERIKEAGVNAALSVGGIVMTMYDIRTNLSRQVVDEVRQHLPDKIFNTVIPRTVRLSEAPSFGKTIFAYDPLSPGASAYKNLAREISARFEIGGAAPARPPAAIEPPAVPPPASAETT, from the coding sequence ATGGGCAGCCTCGTTTTCACCATCGCCAATCAAAAAGGCGGCGTCGGCAAGACCACCACCGCCGTCAATCTCGCCGCCGCCTTGGCGGATAAAAAAATCCCGGTGCTGCTCGTCGATCTCGATCCGCAGGCCAACGCCACCAGCGCGCTCGGCATCGAAAAGGAGGAGGGCCGCAGCCTCTACGGTCCGCTCCACGGCGAAGGCGCGGCGCTCGACATGATTGTCGCGACCGACGTGAAAAACCTCTCTCTCATCCCCAGCGAGGAGGACCTCGCCGCCGCCGAGATCGAGCTCGCCCAAACCGAAAACTACCTTGCCCGCCTCCGTGCCGTCCTTGAGCCCGTCAAGGCCTCCGGGCGCTTCCGCGTCATCATCATCGACTGCCCGCCCTCGATGGGCATGCTCTCGATGAACAGCCTCGCCGCCGCCGACCACCTGCTCATCGCCCTCCAGTGCGAATACATGGCGCTCGAAGGGCTCGGCCAGATCCTGCGCAACGTGGAGCGCATCAAGGAAGCCGGCGTCAACGCCGCCCTCTCCGTCGGCGGCATCGTGATGACGATGTATGACATCCGCACCAATCTCTCGCGCCAGGTCGTGGACGAGGTTCGCCAGCATCTGCCCGACAAGATTTTCAACACTGTCATCCCGCGCACCGTGCGCCTGAGCGAGGCGCCCAGTTTCGGCAAAACCATCTTCGCCTACGACCCGCTCTCTCCCGGCGCCTCCGCCTACAAAAATCTCGCCAGGGAAATCAGCGCCCGCTTCGAAATCGGCGGAGCGGCCCCCGCCAGACCGCCCGCGGCAATCGAGCCGCCCGCCGTCCCGCCGCCCGCGTCCGCCGAAACGACATAA
- the trpE gene encoding anthranilate synthase component I has translation MQLTPDLDTFIRLAGQGNVIPVYTDLMADFETPVSAYAKLKGTGPSYLLESVEGGENLSRYTFIGCRPRKVFVCGPDLTEIRTPDASGSITPANARRQTIPTPADPLALIEDEMRHHHPVALPGLPRFIGGAVGFVGYEYITRIEPTVPAATPFAADELGTPLLYFMLTDSLVTFDRAKQTLRLCVNAHVRDGDASAAYDAAVAELRHLHDLLRQPSTLSPAPLVEPGPVTVPPGNFTRPDFERMVNDVKEYIRAGDIIQIVPSQRFTAPFTKTPLDLYRALRTVNPSPYMFILDTGDAAIVGASPEVHVRLTDGLVEIRPIAGTRKRGATHADDLALEKDLLADEKERAEHLMLVDLARNDIGRVCDYGTVHVPEMMVIERYSHVMHIVSQVEGRIRAGKTAYDLMRATFPAGTVSGAPKIRAMQIIAQNEPARRGFYAGALGYFGYDGNLDSCIMLRTALIKDGLVHIQAGAGIVADSVPASEYQETINKASALFKAVAIAEQF, from the coding sequence ATGCAACTCACTCCCGACCTCGACACCTTCATCCGCCTCGCCGGGCAGGGCAACGTCATCCCGGTTTACACCGACCTCATGGCCGACTTCGAGACGCCCGTCTCCGCCTACGCCAAGCTTAAGGGCACCGGCCCCTCCTACCTGCTCGAATCCGTCGAAGGCGGCGAAAACCTCTCGCGCTACACCTTCATCGGCTGCCGCCCGCGCAAAGTCTTCGTCTGCGGACCCGACCTCACCGAAATCCGCACCCCCGACGCCTCCGGTTCCATCACCCCCGCCAACGCGCGCCGCCAGACCATCCCCACGCCCGCCGATCCCCTCGCGCTCATCGAAGACGAGATGCGCCACCATCACCCCGTCGCGCTCCCCGGCCTGCCGCGCTTCATCGGCGGCGCGGTCGGCTTCGTCGGCTACGAATACATCACCCGCATCGAGCCCACCGTCCCCGCCGCCACGCCGTTCGCCGCCGACGAACTCGGCACGCCCCTGCTCTACTTCATGCTCACCGATTCGCTCGTCACCTTTGACCGCGCGAAACAAACCCTCCGCCTCTGCGTCAACGCCCATGTCCGCGACGGCGACGCCTCGGCCGCCTACGACGCCGCGGTCGCCGAACTGCGCCATCTCCACGACCTCCTCCGCCAGCCCAGCACGCTTTCCCCCGCGCCGCTGGTCGAGCCCGGCCCGGTCACCGTCCCGCCGGGCAACTTCACCCGCCCCGACTTCGAGCGCATGGTCAACGACGTGAAGGAATACATCCGCGCCGGCGACATCATCCAGATCGTCCCCTCGCAACGCTTCACCGCCCCGTTCACCAAAACCCCGCTCGACCTCTACCGCGCGCTTCGCACCGTCAACCCCTCGCCCTACATGTTCATCCTCGACACCGGCGACGCGGCCATCGTCGGCGCCTCGCCCGAGGTGCACGTGCGCCTCACCGACGGCCTCGTCGAAATCCGCCCCATCGCCGGCACGCGCAAGCGCGGCGCCACCCATGCCGACGACCTCGCCCTCGAAAAAGACCTCCTCGCCGACGAAAAGGAACGCGCCGAGCATCTCATGCTCGTGGACCTCGCCCGCAACGACATCGGCCGCGTCTGCGATTACGGCACCGTGCACGTCCCCGAGATGATGGTCATCGAACGCTACTCGCACGTCATGCACATCGTCTCGCAGGTCGAGGGCCGCATCCGCGCCGGGAAAACCGCCTACGACCTCATGCGCGCCACCTTCCCCGCCGGCACCGTGAGCGGCGCGCCCAAGATCCGCGCCATGCAAATCATCGCGCAAAACGAACCCGCCCGCCGCGGCTTCTATGCCGGCGCGCTCGGCTACTTCGGTTACGACGGCAACCTCGACTCCTGCATCATGCTCCGCACCGCGCTCATCAAGGACGGCCTCGTGCACATCCAGGCCGGCGCCGGCATCGTCGCCGACAGCGTGCCCGCCAGCGAATACCAGGAAACCATCAACAAAGCCTCCGCCCTCTTCAAAGCCGTCGCCATCGCCGAACAATTCTGA
- a CDS encoding ABC-2 family transporter protein, with protein MNDKTNPITPGAEHSREPARAARPNYLRLWLASARYSVVRAMMFRMDFLMWTLVELFWMGVNVAMVAVIYRHTDSIGGWSQYEMLLLIGTSMIIQRLMMGFFWSNIFEFGRNIRTGHFDFFLAQPGNVLFMVSTRKLDLDSLANVVVAIAVVIYSAGKLGLHPGVLDIAAYILLLACGLAVNYSLIVLAVSLTFWVIKTEGIEGSYFSLTEFSRLPREVFRGLANVIFVYALPVVIVTNIPARALLGGIRLADAAWLVAVSAAWFGLAVFVFHRGLRRYASASS; from the coding sequence ATGAACGATAAAACAAACCCCATCACGCCTGGCGCGGAGCATTCCCGCGAGCCGGCCCGCGCCGCCCGGCCAAACTATCTCCGGCTCTGGCTCGCGTCGGCGCGCTACTCCGTCGTCCGCGCCATGATGTTCCGCATGGACTTCCTCATGTGGACGCTCGTGGAGCTTTTCTGGATGGGCGTCAACGTCGCGATGGTCGCCGTCATCTACCGGCACACCGACTCCATCGGCGGATGGAGCCAGTATGAAATGCTCCTGCTCATCGGCACCTCGATGATCATCCAGCGCCTCATGATGGGCTTCTTCTGGAGCAACATCTTCGAGTTCGGCCGCAACATCCGCACCGGCCACTTCGACTTCTTCCTCGCCCAGCCCGGCAACGTGCTCTTCATGGTCTCCACGCGCAAGCTCGACCTCGACAGCCTCGCCAACGTCGTCGTCGCCATCGCCGTCGTGATCTATTCCGCGGGCAAACTCGGGCTCCATCCCGGCGTCCTCGACATCGCCGCCTACATCCTGCTCCTCGCCTGCGGCCTCGCGGTCAACTACAGCCTCATCGTGCTCGCCGTCTCGCTCACCTTCTGGGTCATCAAGACCGAGGGCATCGAGGGCAGCTACTTCTCGCTCACCGAATTTTCGCGCCTGCCGCGCGAGGTTTTTCGCGGCCTGGCCAACGTCATATTCGTTTATGCGCTCCCCGTCGTCATCGTGACCAACATCCCCGCACGCGCGCTGCTCGGCGGCATCCGCCTGGCCGACGCCGCCTGGCTTGTCGCCGTCTCCGCCGCTTGGTTCGGCCTCGCTGTTTTCGTCTTCCACCGCGGCCTGCGCCGCTACGCCAGCGCGAGTTCGTAG